One window of the Triticum dicoccoides isolate Atlit2015 ecotype Zavitan chromosome 3B, WEW_v2.0, whole genome shotgun sequence genome contains the following:
- the LOC119278237 gene encoding probable glucuronosyltransferase Os01g0926400, with the protein MGAGTRPSAPAAALLAVAACCAALLVAAAPPQHQQHKHVRISGNAGDVLEDDPVGKLKVFIYEMPRKYNHYLLEKDNRCLYHMFAAEIFMHQFLLASAVRTMNPEEADWFYTPVYVTCDLTQQGFPLPFRAPRIMRSAIQYIAATWPYWNRTEGADHFFLAPHDFGACFHYQEERAIERGILPLLRRATLVQTFGQRNHVCMQEGSITIPPYANPQKMQAHLISPGTPRSIFAYFRGLFYDMGNDPEGGYYARGARASVWENFKDNPLFDMSSEHPSTYYEDMQRAIFCLCPLGWAPWSPRLVEAVVFGCIPVIIADDIVLPFADAIPWEQISVFVAEADVPRLDSILASVAPEDVLRKQRLLASPAMKQAVLFHQPARPGDAFDQVLNGLARKLPHREGAFLKPGEKVLDWNAGLDSDLKPW; encoded by the exons ATGGGGGCGGGGACCAGGCCGTCCGCGCCAGCGGCGGctctcctcgccgtcgccgcctgcTGCGCGGCGCTCCTCGTCGCGGCCGCGCCGCCGCAGCACCAGCAGCACAAGCACGTCAGGATCTCAG GGAATGCCGGCGACGTGCTGGAGGACGACCCGGTGGGGAAGCTCAAGGTGTTCATCTACGAGATGCCGAGGAAGTACAACCATTACCTGCTCGAGAAGGACAACCGGTGCCTCTACCACATGTTTGCGGCGGAGATCTTCATGCACCAGTTCCTGCTGGCGAGCGCGGTGCGGACAATGAACCCCGAGGAGGCCGACTGGTTCTACACCCCGGTGTACGTGACGTGCGACCTGACACAGCAGGGCTTCCCGCTGCCGTTCCGGGCTCCCCGGATCATGCGGAGCGCCATTCAGTACATCGCGGCGACATGGCCTTACTGGAACCGGACCGAGGGGGCCGACCACTTCTTCCTTGCTCCCCATGATTTTGGGGCATGCTTCCACTATCAG GAGGAGAGGGCCATTGAGAGGGGGATCCTCCCGCTGCTCCGGCGCGCGACGCTGGTGCAGACGTTCGGGCAGAGGAACCATGTGTGCATGCAGGAAGGGTCGATAACCATTCCTCCCTACGCCAACCCGCAGAAGATGCAGGCTCACCTCATCTCCCCCGGCACCCCCCGgtccatcttcgcctacttccgcgGCCTCTTCTACGACATGGGCAACGACCCCGAGGGCGGCTACTACGCCAG GGGCGCGCGGGCGTCGGTGTGGGAGAACTTCAAGGACAACCCGCTGTTCGACATGTCGTCGGAGCACCCGTCGACGTACTACGAGGACATGCAGCGGGCCATCTTCTGCCTGTGCCCGCTGGGGTGGGCGCCGTGGAGCCCGCGGCTGGTGGAGGCGGTGGTGTTCGGGTGCATCCCGGTGATCATCGCCGACGACATCGTGCTGCCCTTCGCGGACGCCATCCCGTGGGAGCAGATCAGCGTGTTCGTGGCGGAGGCGGACGTGCCGCGGCTCGACTccatcctggcgtcggtggcgcccgagGACGTGCTCCGGAAGCAGCGCCTGCTGGCCAGCCCGGCCATGAAGCAGGCCGTGCTCTTCCACCAGCCGGCCAGGCCCGGCGACGCCTTCGACCAGGTGCTCAACGGGCTCGCCCGCAAGCTGCCGCACCGGGAGGGCGCGTTCCTCAAGCCCGGGGAGAAGGTGCTCGACTGGAACGCCGGCCTCGACAGCGACCTCAAGCCGTGGTAG